In Erigeron canadensis isolate Cc75 chromosome 1, C_canadensis_v1, whole genome shotgun sequence, a single window of DNA contains:
- the LOC122586102 gene encoding uncharacterized protein LOC122586102, translated as MHQGPILEFTVDMVAGYNCFELDQIIVHLSRRNTITELKLMNGYADGAFEQYAVPFSIYSLHQLTYLRLFDCYIKHKPTFSGFGSLTTLCLESVSIAPKTLLHLLSKSSLLKRVNLYLYYQDEDGHMPFIDLLECIHLVEHLKIGDSEWIKKCLIVEEAPQKLPTSLVHLKKVSFEMCFNSKHGLSIIALLIKSSPNLERIKLGTLWYRRD; from the exons ATGCACCAGGGTCCAATACTTGAGTTCACCGTTGACATGGTGGCAGGTTACAACTGTTTTGAACTTGATCAAATAATAGTTCATTTGTCAAGGAGAAATACTATCACTGAATTGAAGCTTATGAATGGTTATGCGGATGGTGCCTTTGAGCAGTATGCGGTACCATTCTCTATTTACTCATTGCATCAATTGACGTACCTACGTCTCTTTGATTGTTATATAAAGCATAAACCGACATTCAGTGGATTTGGTAGCCTTACAACCTTATGCTTGGAGTCTGTAAGCATTGCTCCTAAAACACTTCTACATCTTTTATCCAAATCGTCGTTACTCAAGAGAGTAAATTTG TATCTATATTATCAAGACGAAGATGGACACATGCCCTTTATTGACCTATTGGAGTGTATACATTTGGTTGAACATCTGAAAATTGGCGATTCTGAATGGATTAAAAAG TGTTTAATTGTAGAAGAAGCTCCACAAAAGCTTCCAACCTCATTAGTCCACCTCAAAAAAGTGTCTTTTGAAATGTGTTTCAATAGCAAGCATGGGTTATCGATTATTGCTCTCTTGATCAAATCCTCCCCAAACTTGGAGAGAATTAAGCTGggg ACTCTATGGTATCGTAGAGATTAG